One Salvelinus fontinalis isolate EN_2023a chromosome 11, ASM2944872v1, whole genome shotgun sequence DNA window includes the following coding sequences:
- the ankrd53 gene encoding ankyrin repeat domain-containing protein 53 isoform X1 has product MGYNSKVCLYSWIGTLTMRMFSINYLLQGQLLNSGKINKPRVGGGVVLVRRLVKAPPDSDMFQAATSGDRDWLRLSLKRALSPTQLDKQGLTVLHVAGLHGQLECMKLLLASQVVDINASCPLGRRPIHMVLTAKSRPHSHACLTYLLEHGALPNVATDTGLTPLHLAATEGLWECTKTLVQVGADTGAQDNRGHTPLELARIWCHRRIARFLKDSMWQNEKKREMERRKALQNLQQDLFNMHRRAENIEKLGRQNLMEEKVTEWADKKGLPLLWAQPRATWNQAHAHCLSPDQRPQSQRTKACHRQCPGAPPREAWNISPNPSKPPPASVSRPQGVRLSSQPERSPPEPDLRRSVTLCRARGDGRPQYTAKWDGSPQSVPNLPWDVLQRGLFSAAFPSRIASPNHFQPNHVLDLPRLGCSPGPNTSPWTEVAMHLVEELEPGHY; this is encoded by the exons ATGGGCTATAACTCGAAAGTATGTCTATATTCTTGGATTGGAACATTAACAATGCGCATGTTTTCAATTAATTATCTTTTACAAGGACAACTTCTGAATTCTGGAAAAATAAA TAAGCCCAGGGTAGGTGGTGGGGTGGTGCTGGTTCGGCGGTTGGTGAAGGCTCCGCCGGACAGCGACATGTTCCAGGCGGCCACCTCGGGGGACCGTGACTGGCTGCGACTCAGCCTGAAGCGGGCGCTATCCCCAACGCAGCTCGACAAACAG GGTCTGACAGTGCTCCACGTGGCCGGCCTACATGGGCAGTTGGAGTGTATGAAGCTGCTGTTGGCATCCCAAGTGGTGGACATAAACGCCAGCTGCCCCCTGGGCCGCAGACCCATCCACATGGTCCTCACTGCCAAGAGCAGACCCCACTCCCATGCCtgcctcacctacctactggagCATGGAGCCCTGCCAAACGT AGCCACTGACACAGGGTTGACGCCCCTCCACCTGGCTGCCACCGAGGGCCTGTGGGAGTGTACCAAGACTCTAGTGCAGGTGGGGGCAGACACTGGTGCACAAGACAACAGAGGACACACACCTCTGGAACTGGCACGCATCTGGTGTCACAGAAGGAtcgccag GTTTCTGAAGGACTCTATGTGGCAGAAcgagaagaaaagagagatggagaggcgcAAGGCGCTGCAGAACCTTCAGCAGGACCTGTTCAACATGCACAGGAGGGCCGAGAACATAGAGAAG CTGGGGAGACAGAACTTGATGGAAGAGAAGGTCACGGAGTGGGCCGATAAGAAAGGCCTTCCCCTCCTCTGGGCCCAGCCTAGGGCCACGTGGAACCAGGCTCACGCCCACTGCCTCTCCCCAGACCAGAGGCCACAAAGCCAGAGGACCAAGGCCTGCCACAGGCAGTGTCCAGGGGCCCCACCTCGGGAGGCCTGGAACATCTCCCCCAACCCCTCCAAACCCCCACCGGCCTCTGTCTCCCGGCCCCAGGGGGTGCGTCTGAGTAGCCAGCCCGAGAGGTCCCCTCCAGAGCCCGACCTGAGGCGCAGCGTAACTCTCTGCAGGGCCCGTGGGGATGGACGTCCCCAGTACACTGCCAAGTGGGATGGGTCCCCCCAGTCGGTCCCCAACCTGCCCTGGGATGTCCTTCAGAGGGGGCTGTTCTCTGCTGCCTTCCCATCAAGGATCGCCTCGCCCAACCACTTCCAGCCCAACCATGTGCTGGACCTGCCGCGCCTTGGCTGCTCCCCAGGACCCAACACCTCTCCCTGGACAGAGGTGGCCATGCACCTGGTCGAGGAGCTGGAGCCTGGCCACTACTGA
- the ankrd53 gene encoding ankyrin repeat domain-containing protein 53 isoform X2, with protein sequence MKNNHSNHGTYKQTRKMIDLKMATMCKPRVGGGVVLVRRLVKAPPDSDMFQAATSGDRDWLRLSLKRALSPTQLDKQGLTVLHVAGLHGQLECMKLLLASQVVDINASCPLGRRPIHMVLTAKSRPHSHACLTYLLEHGALPNVATDTGLTPLHLAATEGLWECTKTLVQVGADTGAQDNRGHTPLELARIWCHRRIARFLKDSMWQNEKKREMERRKALQNLQQDLFNMHRRAENIEKLGRQNLMEEKVTEWADKKGLPLLWAQPRATWNQAHAHCLSPDQRPQSQRTKACHRQCPGAPPREAWNISPNPSKPPPASVSRPQGVRLSSQPERSPPEPDLRRSVTLCRARGDGRPQYTAKWDGSPQSVPNLPWDVLQRGLFSAAFPSRIASPNHFQPNHVLDLPRLGCSPGPNTSPWTEVAMHLVEELEPGHY encoded by the exons ATGAAGAATAACCATAGCAACCATGGAACATATAAACAAACGCGGAAAATGATCGACCTAAAGATGGCTACTATGTG TAAGCCCAGGGTAGGTGGTGGGGTGGTGCTGGTTCGGCGGTTGGTGAAGGCTCCGCCGGACAGCGACATGTTCCAGGCGGCCACCTCGGGGGACCGTGACTGGCTGCGACTCAGCCTGAAGCGGGCGCTATCCCCAACGCAGCTCGACAAACAG GGTCTGACAGTGCTCCACGTGGCCGGCCTACATGGGCAGTTGGAGTGTATGAAGCTGCTGTTGGCATCCCAAGTGGTGGACATAAACGCCAGCTGCCCCCTGGGCCGCAGACCCATCCACATGGTCCTCACTGCCAAGAGCAGACCCCACTCCCATGCCtgcctcacctacctactggagCATGGAGCCCTGCCAAACGT AGCCACTGACACAGGGTTGACGCCCCTCCACCTGGCTGCCACCGAGGGCCTGTGGGAGTGTACCAAGACTCTAGTGCAGGTGGGGGCAGACACTGGTGCACAAGACAACAGAGGACACACACCTCTGGAACTGGCACGCATCTGGTGTCACAGAAGGAtcgccag GTTTCTGAAGGACTCTATGTGGCAGAAcgagaagaaaagagagatggagaggcgcAAGGCGCTGCAGAACCTTCAGCAGGACCTGTTCAACATGCACAGGAGGGCCGAGAACATAGAGAAG CTGGGGAGACAGAACTTGATGGAAGAGAAGGTCACGGAGTGGGCCGATAAGAAAGGCCTTCCCCTCCTCTGGGCCCAGCCTAGGGCCACGTGGAACCAGGCTCACGCCCACTGCCTCTCCCCAGACCAGAGGCCACAAAGCCAGAGGACCAAGGCCTGCCACAGGCAGTGTCCAGGGGCCCCACCTCGGGAGGCCTGGAACATCTCCCCCAACCCCTCCAAACCCCCACCGGCCTCTGTCTCCCGGCCCCAGGGGGTGCGTCTGAGTAGCCAGCCCGAGAGGTCCCCTCCAGAGCCCGACCTGAGGCGCAGCGTAACTCTCTGCAGGGCCCGTGGGGATGGACGTCCCCAGTACACTGCCAAGTGGGATGGGTCCCCCCAGTCGGTCCCCAACCTGCCCTGGGATGTCCTTCAGAGGGGGCTGTTCTCTGCTGCCTTCCCATCAAGGATCGCCTCGCCCAACCACTTCCAGCCCAACCATGTGCTGGACCTGCCGCGCCTTGGCTGCTCCCCAGGACCCAACACCTCTCCCTGGACAGAGGTGGCCATGCACCTGGTCGAGGAGCTGGAGCCTGGCCACTACTGA
- the ankrd53 gene encoding ankyrin repeat domain-containing protein 53 isoform X3, whose product MFQAATSGDRDWLRLSLKRALSPTQLDKQGLTVLHVAGLHGQLECMKLLLASQVVDINASCPLGRRPIHMVLTAKSRPHSHACLTYLLEHGALPNVATDTGLTPLHLAATEGLWECTKTLVQVGADTGAQDNRGHTPLELARIWCHRRIARFLKDSMWQNEKKREMERRKALQNLQQDLFNMHRRAENIEKLGRQNLMEEKVTEWADKKGLPLLWAQPRATWNQAHAHCLSPDQRPQSQRTKACHRQCPGAPPREAWNISPNPSKPPPASVSRPQGVRLSSQPERSPPEPDLRRSVTLCRARGDGRPQYTAKWDGSPQSVPNLPWDVLQRGLFSAAFPSRIASPNHFQPNHVLDLPRLGCSPGPNTSPWTEVAMHLVEELEPGHY is encoded by the exons ATGTTCCAGGCGGCCACCTCGGGGGACCGTGACTGGCTGCGACTCAGCCTGAAGCGGGCGCTATCCCCAACGCAGCTCGACAAACAG GGTCTGACAGTGCTCCACGTGGCCGGCCTACATGGGCAGTTGGAGTGTATGAAGCTGCTGTTGGCATCCCAAGTGGTGGACATAAACGCCAGCTGCCCCCTGGGCCGCAGACCCATCCACATGGTCCTCACTGCCAAGAGCAGACCCCACTCCCATGCCtgcctcacctacctactggagCATGGAGCCCTGCCAAACGT AGCCACTGACACAGGGTTGACGCCCCTCCACCTGGCTGCCACCGAGGGCCTGTGGGAGTGTACCAAGACTCTAGTGCAGGTGGGGGCAGACACTGGTGCACAAGACAACAGAGGACACACACCTCTGGAACTGGCACGCATCTGGTGTCACAGAAGGAtcgccag GTTTCTGAAGGACTCTATGTGGCAGAAcgagaagaaaagagagatggagaggcgcAAGGCGCTGCAGAACCTTCAGCAGGACCTGTTCAACATGCACAGGAGGGCCGAGAACATAGAGAAG CTGGGGAGACAGAACTTGATGGAAGAGAAGGTCACGGAGTGGGCCGATAAGAAAGGCCTTCCCCTCCTCTGGGCCCAGCCTAGGGCCACGTGGAACCAGGCTCACGCCCACTGCCTCTCCCCAGACCAGAGGCCACAAAGCCAGAGGACCAAGGCCTGCCACAGGCAGTGTCCAGGGGCCCCACCTCGGGAGGCCTGGAACATCTCCCCCAACCCCTCCAAACCCCCACCGGCCTCTGTCTCCCGGCCCCAGGGGGTGCGTCTGAGTAGCCAGCCCGAGAGGTCCCCTCCAGAGCCCGACCTGAGGCGCAGCGTAACTCTCTGCAGGGCCCGTGGGGATGGACGTCCCCAGTACACTGCCAAGTGGGATGGGTCCCCCCAGTCGGTCCCCAACCTGCCCTGGGATGTCCTTCAGAGGGGGCTGTTCTCTGCTGCCTTCCCATCAAGGATCGCCTCGCCCAACCACTTCCAGCCCAACCATGTGCTGGACCTGCCGCGCCTTGGCTGCTCCCCAGGACCCAACACCTCTCCCTGGACAGAGGTGGCCATGCACCTGGTCGAGGAGCTGGAGCCTGGCCACTACTGA